One part of the Gallaecimonas xiamenensis 3-C-1 genome encodes these proteins:
- a CDS encoding tetratricopeptide repeat protein: protein MFLRRSSLPALALMTALLGGCATSQPISAFDAAPSPVQQALDSYQFSQAKAQLAQAAAQGDNEAQAFLAAYGQWLDSLCALENGPAQPQADEAQRLLVPAPSGQRDYRQAAFWAQRAADANNPMGQFLIGYLHELGFGATPDKALAFDYYHKAAAQGLTAAKHRLALLAQRDQQS, encoded by the coding sequence ATGTTCCTTCGTCGTTCTTCCCTGCCCGCATTGGCCCTGATGACAGCCCTGTTGGGCGGCTGCGCCACTTCGCAACCTATCAGCGCCTTCGACGCTGCCCCCAGCCCTGTGCAACAGGCCCTGGACAGCTACCAGTTTTCCCAGGCCAAAGCCCAGCTGGCCCAAGCCGCCGCACAAGGCGACAACGAAGCCCAAGCCTTCCTCGCCGCCTACGGCCAGTGGCTGGACAGCCTCTGCGCCTTGGAAAACGGCCCTGCCCAGCCCCAGGCCGACGAGGCCCAGCGCCTGCTGGTGCCCGCCCCCTCCGGTCAGCGCGATTACCGCCAGGCCGCCTTCTGGGCCCAGCGTGCCGCCGACGCCAACAACCCCATGGGTCAGTTCCTGATTGGCTACCTGCACGAGTTGGGTTTTGGCGCCACCCCAGACAAAGCCCTGGCTTTCGATTACTACCACAAGGCCGCCGCCCAAGGCCTGACCGCCGCCAAACACCGCCTGGCCCTGCTGGCCCAACGGGATCAACAAAGCTGA